ACCCGGATGTTGAAAAACCGACAGTAGAGATTATTTCAAGCCCTGTTCACCGATACAGTAAAATGCTACTTATTTTAGGCCGCGATGAAGAGGACTTAAAAACAGCGGTAACGGGTCTTGCGTTTGGTCACAAAGTCATGACCGGACGAAGCGCAAGTATTGAAGCAATTAATCAACTTCCACTTCGTAAAGCTTATGATGCTCCGCGCTGGTTACGTGCCGACAGACCAGTCCATTTTGATGAGCTAACCGACTTTGATACACAGCTTCAAGCGCAAGGGTTAAACAATGGCCCAGTAAAATTAAATATACGTTTTGCTCCGGACTTATTCACATGGCGTGAAAAAGGCATCCCTATAACTCTGCAGTACCGTAGTACACCTGAAAGTGAAGCGTTAGACTCGCGTTTAAACATGCTAATAAACCAAAAGTTTATTAGTGGTTACTTACTAGATAACGACGAATCTACACTTAATACAACAAAAACCTTATTGCCACTTATTGCAAATACTGACACCACCCAAAATGCCGAAAACTTTTCGCTAAATGGTATTAACTTAGCAACCCGTAACGAGCTAAATTTTGATTTTAGATTTGGTGTGCTGAAAAAAGGAGAATGTGCAATTGCCCCTCCTGGTGGTGAGTTTGGTGTTATTGACGGTAATTCAAATATTGATGTGAGTGGGTTTGATCACTACATTGCCCTACCTGATTTAAACGTATTTGCAAATAGTGGTTTCCCGTACACTAAATATGCCGATTTACAACAAACGTTAGTGCTTGTAGATCAACAGCCTTCTGCAAAATCGTTAACTTTATTATTTAACCTAACAGGTCACTTTGGCGCAATAACCGGTTACCCAACTCATAGAATGAGTGTTGCACATTTAAATCAAGATGCTGACTTAGATGATAAAGATATAATCGTTATTGCAAAACCAAGCAGTGTTGCAGATGAATTAGAACAGGATGCGCAAACAAACATGCTACTTAGTAATAATCAGCGCGCTATTAAACAAGCCATATACAATGGGGCTTACGATGAGCAAACAACAGAACAGATTCAAGTAAGCGTTAAAAGCAGTGGTGATATGGCAGTCATTACAGCGTATCAGTCACCTTTTGACTCTGAGCGCTCTATTGTGTCGCTTAATGCAACTTCTGAAAAAGCATTCGCACTACTCGACAATGCGCTTATGGATTCACAATTACTAACGCAGCTAAAAGGCAGCGCCGCGGTTATAAATTCGCAAGGCGTTAAAACAATTAAAACAGATGAGCAATACTTTGTAGGCCACATTCCTGTGCATACTTTAGTGTGGTTTCATTTATCTGATCACCCGTTTATTTTAGCCTTACTGTCTGTATTAACGCTGTTACTAATTTCATTTATATTATGGCGCTTACTACAAGCACTTACCCATAAACGTTTAGCTGAAGGAGATAAGTAATGAGCTTATTTAACCGAGCATTATTAATTGCTGCTTTTTTTACCTTTTCCGTATCAGCGCAAACGCAGCAGTGTGAACCATGGCAAGGCTGGCAAGTATTTAAAAATCATTTTATAAGTGATGATGGCCGCGTTATTGATTTAGGTTCTAAGCAAAATATAACAACGTCAGAGGGGCAATCATATGCGCTATTTTTTGCCCTTGTTGCCAATGATAAAGCAGCCTTTGATAATATTTTAGATTGGACGCAAGAGAACCTATCTGAAGGTGATTTAAGCACCCGTTTACCAGCATGGCAATGGGGCGAAAATAGCGATAAAACCGGTGAAATTTTAGACTCCAACCCAGCGTCTGATTCAGACTTATGGATAGCTTATAGCCTTTCGCAAGCGGCTATTCTTTGGGATGAGCGTCGTTACAGTATTTTAGCCGCAGTTATGGCGCAGCGTATTATGCGCGAAGAAACCGCTTATATTTCTGGTTTAGGTTTAACTTTATTACCTGCACCTGCTGGGTTTGAATTTAAAAATGACACTTACAAATTAAACCCAAGTTACTCTCCTTTATTTATTTACCAGCAATTTAGCAAATTATACCCACACTCTCCTTGGCAACAATTACATGAGGGCTCTGCAAAACTGATTTTAGATACAGCCTACAAAGGTGTAAGCCCAGATTGGGTTATGTATAGCCCAGCCAAAGGGTTTTATTATGATAAAAAAGTGCCAGACCTTGGCAGCTTCAATGCTATTAGAGTGTACTTGTGGGCTAGCATGATGGCTGAAGACGCACCTTATAAAAAAGAGCTAACCGCCCAATTTTTGCCGTTTTTAGAAGACATTAACAAGCGCGGTTATGTGCCTTTAAATACTTATGCAACTTCAGGTAAAACACAAAAACGTGGCCCTTTAGGCTTTAATGCAGCACTTTTGCCTTTATTAGCATCGCAAGCTAATGATTCATTAGTTATGGCTATTCAACAAAAATTGATGGTAGATAAATCATTTACCCAAACACGCTACTACGACAGTGTGCTAAACCTATTTGGTAATAGCGCGCTTAATAAGCGTTTTTCAATAACAGCAGACGGGACGCTACGACCAGCATGGAGCACTGAATGCCGTTAAGGTTTGCCCTAGCTTGTACATTGGCCCTTAGCTCAGGGTTAAGTGCCAATACAATCAATGATATTGATACACAGTCTGTTGATTGGCTATTA
The sequence above is drawn from the Pseudoalteromonas espejiana DSM 9414 genome and encodes:
- the bcsB gene encoding cellulose biosynthesis cyclic di-GMP-binding regulatory protein BcsB; protein product: MIKNLLNTFLILFITCSAYKACAIEPMHDKSMFINGYPESAQVSSLRLDFEALGFNGYKLDGINNNSRVDFTNRIDKLSTDLQLNFSYTNSPSLIANVSHLKVYFNENLVTVLPINEQLSIVKNTVKHSLKLNAKYIQDYNQVRFELVGYYDLRCQDYFSRSIWTEINKSSNITLNQKQLAIDSRLEYLPEPFFDAKDYSKLSLPFVFAKTPNTKTIEAAATLSSWFGAQADWRGADFPVVINKALEQHSVVFITNDSKPDFLKDYPDVEKPTVEIISSPVHRYSKMLLILGRDEEDLKTAVTGLAFGHKVMTGRSASIEAINQLPLRKAYDAPRWLRADRPVHFDELTDFDTQLQAQGLNNGPVKLNIRFAPDLFTWREKGIPITLQYRSTPESEALDSRLNMLINQKFISGYLLDNDESTLNTTKTLLPLIANTDTTQNAENFSLNGINLATRNELNFDFRFGVLKKGECAIAPPGGEFGVIDGNSNIDVSGFDHYIALPDLNVFANSGFPYTKYADLQQTLVLVDQQPSAKSLTLLFNLTGHFGAITGYPTHRMSVAHLNQDADLDDKDIIVIAKPSSVADELEQDAQTNMLLSNNQRAIKQAIYNGAYDEQTTEQIQVSVKSSGDMAVITAYQSPFDSERSIVSLNATSEKAFALLDNALMDSQLLTQLKGSAAVINSQGVKTIKTDEQYFVGHIPVHTLVWFHLSDHPFILALLSVLTLLLISFILWRLLQALTHKRLAEGDK
- the bcsZ gene encoding cellulose synthase complex periplasmic endoglucanase BcsZ yields the protein MSLFNRALLIAAFFTFSVSAQTQQCEPWQGWQVFKNHFISDDGRVIDLGSKQNITTSEGQSYALFFALVANDKAAFDNILDWTQENLSEGDLSTRLPAWQWGENSDKTGEILDSNPASDSDLWIAYSLSQAAILWDERRYSILAAVMAQRIMREETAYISGLGLTLLPAPAGFEFKNDTYKLNPSYSPLFIYQQFSKLYPHSPWQQLHEGSAKLILDTAYKGVSPDWVMYSPAKGFYYDKKVPDLGSFNAIRVYLWASMMAEDAPYKKELTAQFLPFLEDINKRGYVPLNTYATSGKTQKRGPLGFNAALLPLLASQANDSLVMAIQQKLMVDKSFTQTRYYDSVLNLFGNSALNKRFSITADGTLRPAWSTECR